A single Streptomyces sp. Edi2 DNA region contains:
- a CDS encoding dihydrodipicolinate synthase family protein, with protein MVTRTPTRLRPWHGIMVATTLPFRDDLSVDHDAYADQVARLLAAGCDGVVPNGSLGEYQTLTDDERARVVRTAVEAAGDGDRVMPGVSAYGSAASRRWAEQAAEAGAGSVLLLPPNGYRAEPAAVRAHFAEVAAAGLPVVAYNNPFDTKVDLTPGLLAELYADGSIVAVKEFSGDVRRAYEIAEVAPELDLLIGADDVLLELALAGAVGWIAGFPNALPEACGTLYRAALAGDLDTARPLYRALHPLLRWDSRPEFVQAIKLAMDLAGHRGGPTRPPRSPLTAEHSAALRAATGKLLADGHH; from the coding sequence ATGGTCACCCGCACCCCCACCCGCCTCCGCCCCTGGCACGGCATCATGGTTGCCACCACCCTCCCCTTCCGTGACGACCTCTCCGTCGACCACGACGCCTACGCCGACCAGGTGGCCCGGCTGCTCGCCGCCGGCTGCGACGGTGTCGTCCCCAACGGCTCCCTCGGCGAGTACCAGACGCTCACCGACGACGAGCGTGCCCGTGTCGTCCGTACCGCCGTGGAGGCCGCCGGTGACGGGGACCGGGTGATGCCCGGAGTCTCCGCCTACGGCAGTGCCGCATCGCGCCGGTGGGCCGAGCAGGCCGCCGAGGCGGGCGCCGGTTCCGTCCTGCTGCTGCCGCCCAACGGCTACCGTGCCGAACCGGCCGCGGTCCGTGCCCACTTCGCCGAGGTCGCCGCGGCCGGCCTGCCCGTCGTCGCCTACAACAACCCCTTCGACACCAAGGTCGACCTCACCCCCGGCCTCCTCGCCGAGCTGTACGCCGACGGCAGCATCGTCGCCGTCAAGGAATTCAGCGGCGATGTCCGCAGGGCCTACGAGATCGCCGAAGTCGCGCCGGAACTCGACCTGTTGATCGGCGCCGACGACGTCCTGCTCGAACTCGCCCTCGCCGGTGCCGTCGGCTGGATCGCGGGCTTCCCCAACGCGCTGCCCGAGGCGTGCGGCACCCTCTACCGCGCCGCCCTCGCCGGCGACCTCGACACCGCACGGCCGCTCTACCGCGCCCTGCACCCGCTGCTGCGCTGGGACTCCCGGCCCGAGTTCGTGCAGGCGATCAAGCTCGCCATGGACCTCGCCGGACACCGCGGCGGCCCGACCCGCCCGCCGCGCTCCCCGCTCACCGCCGAGCACTCGGCCGCGCTCCGCGCCGCCACCGGAAAGCTCCTCGCCGACGGCCACCACTGA
- a CDS encoding SUKH-4 family immunity protein: MDFRLTSRSSAARSLVSWLTSEAPDDHVRIVTDDAGSGGTWLTAWLATAVGTDTRACPAPTAPSAPSTPPTAPLPPPPPPRAFDLVLESRGRTQCEIQAEIERALLPGSTPDGPLPDGRWLPLPALYREARRRGTPFTLALLGTALAGRTSLSRVPDRLTEEVLLPLVRPGGVTRKRSAHGAEPVRVLLDLPRGQAKCLMRRGTLPARALIDLDSAAYAPDRTAFRSWVHDLLCTADSVFDRAGSAAGAAADAITARSWPNLLLAETLAAGVRARGARWVPDGSTPLPTSVDDAWQFLLSSFGEPADEVGRALTAVALAEGASGMPASLAARAVSALGGQPIAEDALTRLVSAAAALVTEETVATEPGYGPGEGPGRASTAAERPADAGGAETAPAADRPSGPGRTDTGRSDAGRTDAGRTDAEPSDTGRTDADPPDTEPSDTGPSASGPSASGPSAAGPSATGSPDSPFPASAGRVRHLRLRDPALAAAARRSYGSALPALQRRIATALAPRTVLTDAELAAPGAEPLSPEAAYVLGPGLAHAAAGGLLDEWIAAPALAFLVNLPSFEDADGHAAPASRPDGRARRRSLGQAQRLYGGPRSGQLSEHASRLGLTASVCDDTELADWLLRSGVPRIWRTHWSHWRPLGVFEPAEFDGEWPGPVALHGWRSVRGIEQFCTRGELSGRYQWWVLADGTPVGAPSTEPPPALSGPSGNIAAPTGPRDVVLGEHDPWIGVRTAGGAAPDATVLVCPEGHVSAVHPLSAERALLLGRSGMMLIDVAPGRPGERALPARPRRLTSWWITDDALYGDRALGAELLAPLFALAGRPVRADPERLGPLASLPGAARLLTEVGLPASGFWFEGLDRFVPTLPRLTAGDGNDHAEGGQPQASVIGYVGDDTMQLCIAHGSGHIMVADGGTFVRHVNSSLDAFLRCWTVALTAIITSTARDAEEEGEFRAHMLRLLGRIDPTCVGGPEPGRPTTMWPQLLSDSTYLLE, from the coding sequence ATGGATTTCCGTCTCACAAGCCGCTCGTCTGCCGCGCGTTCGCTGGTCTCCTGGCTCACCTCCGAGGCACCTGACGACCATGTGCGGATCGTCACGGACGATGCCGGCAGCGGTGGGACCTGGCTCACGGCCTGGCTGGCAACGGCGGTCGGCACGGACACCCGGGCATGCCCCGCCCCTACCGCTCCTTCCGCCCCTTCCACCCCTCCCACCGCGCCGCTCCCGCCACCCCCGCCTCCCCGGGCTTTCGACCTCGTACTGGAATCGCGAGGTCGTACACAGTGCGAGATCCAGGCGGAGATCGAACGGGCGCTGCTCCCCGGCAGCACGCCCGACGGCCCCTTGCCCGACGGCAGGTGGCTCCCCTTGCCCGCGCTGTACCGGGAAGCCAGGCGCCGCGGCACCCCTTTCACCCTTGCGCTGCTGGGCACGGCGCTGGCCGGCCGGACCTCACTGAGTCGCGTGCCCGACCGGCTCACCGAGGAGGTACTGCTCCCTCTGGTACGGCCCGGAGGGGTGACCCGGAAACGGTCGGCACATGGCGCCGAGCCGGTCCGTGTCCTTCTGGATCTGCCGAGGGGGCAGGCCAAGTGCCTCATGCGACGCGGCACGTTGCCGGCGCGGGCGCTGATCGATCTGGACAGTGCCGCATACGCACCGGACCGCACCGCATTCCGGAGCTGGGTCCACGACCTGTTGTGTACGGCAGACTCCGTCTTCGACCGGGCCGGCTCCGCGGCCGGGGCCGCCGCCGACGCCATTACCGCCCGTTCCTGGCCCAACCTCCTGCTCGCGGAGACGCTTGCCGCAGGGGTACGCGCCAGGGGAGCGCGCTGGGTCCCGGACGGGTCGACGCCGCTGCCGACGTCGGTGGACGACGCCTGGCAGTTCCTCCTGTCCTCCTTCGGGGAGCCCGCCGACGAGGTGGGCAGGGCGCTCACTGCGGTGGCGCTGGCCGAGGGGGCGTCGGGCATGCCCGCCTCACTCGCCGCGCGCGCGGTCTCCGCCCTGGGTGGGCAGCCGATCGCCGAAGACGCGCTCACCCGCCTGGTCTCTGCGGCAGCCGCCCTCGTCACGGAGGAGACCGTGGCAACGGAACCCGGCTACGGGCCCGGCGAAGGGCCCGGTAGGGCAAGCACGGCCGCCGAACGGCCCGCGGACGCCGGAGGCGCGGAGACCGCCCCCGCGGCTGACAGGCCGTCGGGCCCCGGACGGACGGACACCGGACGGTCAGATGCCGGACGGACAGACGCCGGACGGACAGACGCCGAACCATCGGACACCGGACGGACGGACGCCGATCCACCGGACACCGAACCGTCGGACACCGGACCTTCGGCCTCGGGACCATCGGCCTCGGGACCATCGGCCGCCGGACCGTCCGCCACCGGATCCCCGGACTCCCCGTTCCCCGCAAGCGCCGGCCGAGTCCGTCACCTCCGGCTGCGCGACCCCGCGCTCGCCGCCGCGGCCCGGCGGTCCTACGGTTCCGCGCTCCCCGCGCTGCAGCGCAGGATCGCCACAGCACTCGCCCCCCGCACGGTGCTCACCGATGCCGAACTCGCGGCCCCCGGTGCGGAACCGCTCTCACCGGAGGCCGCCTATGTGCTCGGGCCGGGGCTGGCCCATGCGGCCGCGGGTGGCCTCCTGGACGAGTGGATCGCCGCCCCCGCCCTGGCGTTCCTGGTGAATCTGCCGTCCTTCGAGGACGCGGACGGCCACGCTGCCCCCGCTTCCCGGCCGGACGGGCGGGCCCGCCGGCGCTCCCTCGGGCAGGCTCAGCGGCTCTACGGCGGGCCGAGGAGCGGTCAGCTGTCGGAACACGCCTCGCGCCTGGGGCTCACGGCGTCGGTCTGTGACGACACCGAGCTGGCCGACTGGCTGCTGCGGTCGGGCGTCCCGCGGATCTGGCGCACCCACTGGTCGCACTGGCGCCCGCTGGGTGTTTTCGAACCCGCGGAATTCGACGGTGAATGGCCCGGCCCGGTCGCCCTGCACGGCTGGCGCAGCGTCAGGGGCATCGAACAGTTCTGCACCCGCGGCGAGCTGAGCGGGCGCTACCAGTGGTGGGTCCTCGCGGACGGCACCCCGGTCGGCGCCCCCTCCACGGAGCCGCCACCAGCCCTGTCCGGGCCCTCCGGCAACATCGCCGCGCCGACCGGCCCCAGGGACGTGGTACTGGGTGAGCACGACCCATGGATCGGAGTGCGAACGGCCGGCGGGGCAGCTCCCGACGCCACGGTTCTGGTGTGCCCCGAGGGGCATGTGAGTGCAGTCCATCCGCTCTCGGCGGAGCGCGCATTGCTGCTCGGACGCAGCGGAATGATGCTCATCGACGTCGCACCGGGCCGGCCGGGAGAGCGGGCCCTGCCGGCGCGTCCCCGTCGACTGACGTCGTGGTGGATCACGGATGATGCCCTCTACGGTGACCGCGCCCTGGGTGCTGAGCTGCTGGCGCCGCTGTTCGCCCTGGCCGGTCGGCCCGTCCGCGCCGACCCGGAGCGACTGGGACCGCTGGCCTCGCTCCCCGGCGCCGCGCGGCTGCTCACCGAGGTCGGCCTGCCGGCCTCCGGGTTCTGGTTCGAAGGCCTCGACCGCTTCGTACCGACGCTCCCGCGCCTCACCGCCGGGGACGGAAACGACCATGCGGAAGGGGGCCAACCGCAGGCCTCGGTCATCGGGTATGTGGGCGACGACACCATGCAGCTCTGCATCGCTCACGGCAGCGGGCACATCATGGTGGCCGACGGCGGAACGTTCGTCCGCCACGTCAACAGCTCGCTGGATGCCTTTCTGCGCTGCTGGACGGTCGCGCTGACGGCCATCATCACCTCGACCGCCCGCGATGCAGAGGAAGAGGGCGAGTTCCGGGCGCACATGCTGCGCCTGCTCGGCCGTATCGACCCCACCTGTGTGGGCGGGCCGGAGCCGGGCCGGCCCACCACGATGTGGCCCCAGCTCCTCAGCGACAGCACCTACCTTCTCGAATGA
- a CDS encoding SDR family oxidoreductase — translation MSLALDLSGRLAVVTGGTRGVGAGIARAFLRAGAEVVICARRPPDAPVTAAGRSAHFRPLDLRDQAAVHAFFARLADEYGRLDCLVNNAGGTPYRLLGEGEPERHARVVALNLLAPLTASLAAYEVMRGGPAGGSVLMIGSVSGTRPSPGTAAYGAAKAGLDHLARSMAVEWAPDVRVNTLVLGMVRTELAALHYGDEAGIAAVGATVPLGRLAEPAEIGDACVFLASDRAAYLTGASLLVHGGGERPAFLDAATVNRPTAAGAATANCPTAPGAATVDHPTAPDAATANRRTPPGTATANRPTPPDTTKDN, via the coding sequence GTGAGCCTGGCTCTCGATCTGTCCGGGCGGCTGGCCGTCGTCACCGGCGGCACCCGCGGCGTCGGCGCGGGGATCGCCCGCGCCTTCCTGCGGGCCGGTGCGGAGGTCGTCATCTGCGCGCGCCGGCCACCCGACGCCCCCGTCACGGCGGCCGGCCGCAGCGCGCACTTCCGCCCCCTGGACCTGCGCGACCAGGCCGCCGTCCACGCCTTCTTCGCCCGGCTCGCGGACGAGTACGGCCGGCTGGACTGCCTGGTCAACAACGCCGGAGGCACGCCGTACCGGCTGCTGGGGGAGGGTGAGCCCGAGCGGCACGCCCGGGTCGTCGCACTCAACCTCCTCGCGCCGCTGACCGCCTCGCTCGCCGCCTACGAGGTGATGCGGGGCGGGCCGGCCGGCGGTTCGGTCCTCATGATCGGCAGCGTCAGCGGCACCCGCCCCTCGCCCGGCACCGCCGCCTACGGCGCGGCCAAGGCGGGCCTGGACCACCTCGCCCGCTCCATGGCCGTCGAATGGGCCCCCGACGTACGGGTCAACACCCTGGTCCTCGGCATGGTGCGCACCGAACTCGCCGCCCTGCACTACGGCGACGAGGCGGGTATCGCGGCGGTCGGCGCCACCGTCCCGCTCGGCCGGCTCGCCGAACCCGCCGAGATCGGCGACGCCTGCGTGTTCCTCGCCTCCGACCGGGCCGCCTATCTGACCGGGGCGAGCCTGCTCGTCCACGGCGGCGGGGAGCGCCCCGCCTTCCTCGACGCGGCCACCGTCAACCGTCCGACGGCGGCCGGCGCTGCCACTGCCAACTGCCCCACGGCGCCTGGTGCCGCCACCGTCGATCACCCCACGGCGCCCGACGCCGCTACCGCCAACCGCCGCACCCCGCCCGGCACCGCCACCGCCAACCGCCCCACCCCGCCCGACACGACGAAGGACAACTGA
- a CDS encoding FAD-dependent oxidoreductase, with protein sequence MDAPDVVIVGAGVVGAACAYYAGRSGLAVAVVDRGPVAGGTTGAGEGNLLVSDKEPGPELELALLSLRLWRELAAELPPEIEYETKGGLVVASDEPGMAALRAFRAAQGRAGVLSDCLSADRLRDAEPHLAPGLAGGVLYPQDAQVQPALAAAHLLRASGARLHLGAEVTAVLRGPGGTVRGVRTPRGDILAPAVVNAAGTWAGRLASLAGVRVPVLPRRGCVLVTEPLPRVVRRKVYAADYVADVASGSAALQTSAVVEGTPAGPVLIGASRERIGFDRTLSVGVLRRLAAQAAALFPVLAGVRVMRTYQGFRPYLPDHLPAIGPDPRLPGLLHACGHEGAGIGLAPATGRLIAAALTGAPGPLDARPFRPERFAEGAGEEEVGEEEVGEG encoded by the coding sequence TTGGATGCTCCGGATGTGGTCATCGTCGGGGCCGGAGTGGTCGGCGCCGCCTGTGCCTACTACGCCGGGCGGTCCGGCCTCGCCGTCGCCGTCGTCGACCGCGGACCCGTCGCGGGCGGCACGACCGGAGCCGGCGAGGGGAATCTGCTCGTCTCCGACAAGGAACCGGGCCCCGAACTCGAACTCGCGCTGCTCTCCCTCCGGTTGTGGCGCGAACTCGCCGCCGAGCTCCCGCCGGAGATCGAGTACGAGACGAAGGGCGGGCTGGTCGTCGCCTCCGACGAACCCGGCATGGCGGCGCTGCGCGCCTTCCGCGCGGCGCAGGGCAGGGCGGGCGTGCTGAGCGACTGCCTGTCCGCCGACCGGCTGCGGGACGCCGAACCGCATCTGGCGCCCGGCCTCGCCGGCGGTGTCCTCTACCCGCAGGACGCCCAGGTCCAGCCCGCCCTGGCCGCCGCCCATCTGCTGCGTGCCTCCGGAGCGCGGCTGCACCTGGGCGCGGAGGTCACGGCCGTCCTGCGGGGGCCCGGCGGGACGGTACGGGGCGTCCGTACGCCGCGGGGCGACATCCTGGCCCCCGCGGTGGTGAACGCCGCCGGCACCTGGGCCGGCCGCCTGGCCTCGCTCGCGGGGGTGCGGGTCCCCGTCCTGCCCCGCCGGGGATGTGTGCTGGTCACCGAGCCGCTGCCGCGCGTCGTACGCCGCAAGGTCTATGCCGCGGACTATGTCGCCGATGTGGCCAGCGGATCCGCGGCGCTGCAGACCTCCGCCGTCGTCGAGGGCACCCCGGCCGGACCGGTCCTGATCGGTGCCAGCCGGGAACGGATCGGCTTCGACCGCACTCTCTCGGTCGGAGTGCTGCGCCGGCTCGCCGCCCAAGCGGCTGCTCTGTTCCCCGTCTTGGCGGGTGTCCGGGTGATGCGCACCTATCAGGGCTTCCGCCCCTACCTCCCGGACCACCTCCCGGCGATCGGCCCCGACCCGCGCCTGCCGGGCCTGCTGCACGCCTGCGGCCACGAGGGCGCCGGCATCGGACTCGCCCCGGCCACCGGCCGGCTGATCGCCGCCGCGCTGACGGGGGCCCCTGGCCCGCTGGACGCACGGCCGTTCCGCCCGGAGCGCTTCGCCGAAGGGGCGGGGGAGGAAGAGGTGGGGGAGGAAGAGGTGGGGGAGGGGTGA
- a CDS encoding (2Fe-2S)-binding protein: MTRRRTPVDVVRAAPGPAFEIRLDGRPLVALPGQSIAAALWAAGVLSWRTTRRDGRPRGAFCGIGSCFDCLATVNGRPNQRACLVPARPGDTITTQEGHGHADLTV; encoded by the coding sequence ATGACCCGCCGCCGTACCCCCGTCGACGTCGTACGGGCCGCGCCGGGACCGGCGTTCGAGATTCGTCTCGACGGTCGGCCGCTGGTCGCACTGCCCGGTCAGAGCATCGCCGCCGCACTCTGGGCGGCCGGTGTGCTCTCCTGGCGGACCACGCGACGCGACGGGCGGCCGCGCGGGGCCTTCTGCGGAATCGGCTCCTGCTTCGACTGCCTGGCCACCGTCAACGGCCGGCCCAATCAACGGGCCTGCCTGGTGCCCGCCCGGCCCGGGGACACGATCACCACCCAGGAGGGACACGGGCATGCCGATCTCACCGTCTGA
- a CDS encoding amidohydrolase, with protein sequence MERALARRALLAGAAAAGAGVMWGASGRAVAAGRRQPIAQRAVDDEAARLEQRLIALRRDIHRHPEAPGQERRTAGVVARELRDAGLAVTTGVGGHGVVGVLRGTRPGRAVAYRADMDAVPPKDIVGGGRAVAHLCGHDVHTAVALGVAQVLARLRRQLDGTVVFLFQPAEETLSGARALIDTGVLERTRVEEIHALHCGPFPVGRFAVTPGFGMPGQDKAEVTVSGPDAPDAARRLADEIGALATVALPQTPADLERIVADAQKPNGPLDRFVALRARTEEAEVSVSYRCWPQERYREVRKDIRRLATSYAGAGVSFPAEPFPAMVCPEHDARVLARHLRHTLGRDAVTELHAAFPPFSGEDFALYLDRLPGTFTFLGVRTPGAPLTTSYPHYPDFVPDERAIGIGVRAMAGWIAERTHRAQGLPGGSGD encoded by the coding sequence ATGGAGCGCGCTCTTGCGCGCCGTGCGCTACTGGCCGGCGCGGCGGCAGCCGGTGCGGGAGTTATGTGGGGAGCTTCGGGGAGGGCTGTCGCCGCTGGCCGGAGACAGCCGATCGCGCAAAGGGCGGTGGACGACGAGGCGGCGCGCCTGGAGCAGAGGCTGATCGCGCTGCGGCGGGACATCCACCGGCACCCCGAGGCGCCGGGGCAGGAGCGGCGCACCGCCGGTGTGGTGGCCCGGGAACTGCGGGACGCCGGGCTGGCCGTCACCACCGGGGTGGGCGGCCACGGCGTCGTCGGTGTCCTGCGGGGGACGCGTCCGGGCCGGGCCGTCGCGTACCGGGCGGACATGGACGCGGTGCCGCCCAAGGACATCGTCGGCGGCGGCCGGGCGGTGGCCCACCTCTGCGGGCACGACGTCCACACCGCCGTGGCGCTCGGTGTCGCACAGGTCCTGGCGCGGCTGCGGCGGCAACTGGACGGAACGGTGGTGTTCCTCTTCCAGCCTGCCGAGGAAACCCTGTCGGGGGCCCGTGCGCTGATCGACACGGGTGTGCTGGAGCGCACCCGTGTGGAGGAGATCCATGCGCTGCATTGCGGGCCGTTCCCCGTCGGCAGGTTCGCCGTGACCCCGGGTTTCGGAATGCCGGGCCAGGACAAGGCGGAGGTGACTGTCTCCGGGCCGGACGCGCCCGATGCCGCGCGACGACTGGCCGACGAGATCGGCGCGCTCGCAACGGTGGCACTGCCACAGACCCCCGCGGACCTCGAGCGAATCGTCGCCGACGCCCAGAAGCCCAACGGGCCGCTGGACCGATTCGTGGCCCTCCGGGCCCGGACGGAGGAGGCCGAGGTGAGCGTGTCCTACCGCTGCTGGCCTCAGGAGCGGTACCGGGAGGTACGCAAGGACATCCGTCGCCTGGCCACGTCGTACGCGGGGGCCGGGGTGAGCTTCCCCGCCGAGCCGTTCCCGGCCATGGTCTGCCCGGAACATGACGCCCGCGTACTCGCCCGCCACCTCCGGCACACCCTCGGCCGAGACGCGGTGACCGAGCTCCATGCCGCCTTTCCGCCCTTCAGCGGCGAGGACTTCGCGCTCTATTTGGACCGCCTCCCCGGCACGTTCACCTTCCTCGGCGTCCGTACCCCCGGCGCACCCCTCACCACCAGCTACCCGCACTACCCCGACTTCGTCCCGGACGAGCGCGCCATCGGCATCGGCGTACGGGCCATGGCGGGCTGGATCGCGGAACGGACCCACCGGGCGCAGGGCCTGCCCGGCGGCTCCGGTGATTAG
- a CDS encoding uracil-DNA glycosylase, with product MNGTGAAGTPPGRDEAAFPVHQAGCCGELAELDAQLVRCRACPRLVEWREEVAAHPRAAFRDQEYWARPVPGFGPSDAALAIVGLAPAAHGGNRTGRMFTGDASGDFLFAALHAVGLASRPTATHRGDGLELYGVRVTAPVHCAPPDNRPTPAERRTCRPWLSAELELLSPGLRAVVVLGAFGWQALLPVLGDAGWPLPRPRPAFGHGVQLTLPAGGRRRELQVLGSYHPSQRNTFTGRLTFDMLVDLLARAAGLAGLTGLA from the coding sequence ATGAACGGAACCGGGGCGGCGGGGACACCGCCGGGCAGGGACGAGGCGGCCTTCCCCGTCCATCAGGCCGGGTGCTGCGGTGAGCTCGCGGAGCTCGACGCCCAGCTGGTCCGCTGCCGCGCCTGCCCCCGGCTGGTGGAGTGGCGCGAGGAGGTCGCGGCGCATCCGCGGGCGGCGTTCCGGGACCAGGAGTACTGGGCGCGGCCCGTCCCGGGATTCGGGCCGTCCGATGCGGCGCTGGCCATCGTAGGGCTCGCTCCTGCGGCGCACGGTGGCAATCGCACCGGCCGCATGTTCACCGGGGACGCCTCCGGTGACTTCCTGTTCGCCGCCCTCCATGCGGTGGGTCTCGCTTCCCGGCCCACCGCGACGCACCGGGGCGACGGGCTGGAGCTGTACGGAGTGCGGGTCACCGCGCCGGTCCACTGTGCTCCGCCGGACAACCGGCCCACGCCCGCCGAGCGGCGTACCTGCCGGCCGTGGCTGTCGGCGGAGCTCGAACTCCTCAGCCCCGGGCTGCGTGCGGTCGTGGTGCTCGGTGCCTTCGGCTGGCAGGCGCTGCTGCCCGTACTGGGCGACGCGGGGTGGCCGCTCCCCCGGCCCCGCCCCGCGTTCGGTCACGGCGTACAGCTGACCCTGCCCGCCGGCGGACGGCGGCGGGAACTCCAGGTGCTCGGCAGCTACCACCCCAGCCAGCGCAATACGTTCACCGGCCGCCTCACCTTCGACATGCTCGTCGATCTGCTCGCCCGCGCCGCCGGACTCGCGGGACTCACCGGACTCGCCTGA
- a CDS encoding SDR family oxidoreductase: protein MTGTGICTGRVAAVTGAGRGLGRAHALALAAEGAQVVVNDLGVAPDGAGASAGPAQQVADEIRARGGRAVAHTGDITTTDGAASLVTTALEAFGRLDTLVNNAGFLRDRMLVNLDDDDWDAVIRVHLKGHFLPLRHAAAHWRAEAKAGRTPDARIVNTSSGAGLLGSVGQGNYSAAKAGIIGLTLVAAAELASYGVQINALAPAARTRMTEQTFAATMAAPAEGEFDAMAPENVSPLVVWLSSAASAGVTGRVFEAEAGRITVMEGWRPGPTADRKSRWTPAEAGVAARELLAAAEEPRPVYGAR, encoded by the coding sequence ATGACCGGCACCGGAATCTGCACGGGACGCGTGGCCGCCGTCACCGGGGCGGGCCGTGGACTCGGCCGAGCCCACGCCCTGGCCCTCGCCGCCGAAGGCGCCCAGGTCGTGGTGAACGACCTCGGGGTGGCCCCCGACGGGGCCGGCGCCTCGGCCGGACCGGCCCAGCAGGTCGCCGACGAGATCCGCGCCCGCGGTGGCCGGGCCGTCGCCCACACCGGCGACATCACCACCACCGACGGCGCCGCCTCGCTCGTCACCACCGCCCTGGAGGCCTTCGGCCGCCTCGACACCCTCGTCAACAACGCCGGGTTCCTCCGCGACCGGATGCTCGTCAACCTCGACGACGACGACTGGGACGCCGTCATCCGCGTCCACCTCAAGGGCCACTTCCTCCCCCTGCGGCACGCCGCCGCGCACTGGCGGGCCGAGGCCAAGGCCGGCCGCACCCCCGACGCCCGGATCGTCAACACCAGTTCCGGTGCCGGGCTGCTCGGCAGCGTCGGCCAGGGCAACTACTCCGCTGCCAAGGCAGGCATCATCGGCCTCACCCTCGTCGCCGCCGCCGAACTCGCCTCCTACGGCGTGCAGATCAACGCCCTCGCACCGGCCGCCCGCACCCGTATGACCGAGCAGACCTTCGCCGCGACGATGGCGGCGCCCGCCGAGGGGGAGTTCGACGCGATGGCCCCGGAGAATGTCTCCCCCCTGGTGGTCTGGCTGTCCTCCGCCGCCAGCGCCGGGGTCACCGGCCGGGTCTTCGAGGCCGAGGCGGGCAGGATCACCGTGATGGAGGGCTGGCGCCCGGGCCCCACGGCGGACAGAAAGAGCCGCTGGACACCCGCCGAGGCGGGCGTGGCCGCGCGCGAGCTGCTGGCAGCCGCCGAGGAGCCACGGCCGGTGTACGGCGCGCGGTGA
- a CDS encoding NAD(P)/FAD-dependent oxidoreductase, with the protein MPISPSDTHDLVVIGAGPAGLAAAVTAAGFGLRVALVDAAARPGGQFYRQPAPGLGAARPEALHHSWRAFARRTARLDAQLAAGRVRHFAAHHVWAVTRDPAHWTVHAVTGPDGAQGRAEVRAPHVLLATGAHERQLPFPGWTVPGVVGAGGAQAMLKAGLVLPGRRIVVAGSGPLLLAVAGTLAAAGATVPVVAEASGYAGYARAPRTLAANPRKLVEGAGHAVTLLRHGVRLRSRSAVTAVHGTDRVEAVTVTRLDRDWRPVPGTGQRIPCDALAVGHGLVPQLELATALGCATRAAPDGTWALVLDDQQRTTVDGIWAAGETGGVGGSELAFVEGELAAYGIAHRAVRDSLRRRRDRLRRFARTMAAAHAPRPGWTGWLREDTEVCRCEEVTAGRIREAVSGLGARDTRTVKLLTRAGMGWCQGRMCGPAVARLAGQSGPAADRRPLACPVVLGELAGEQG; encoded by the coding sequence ATGCCGATCTCACCGTCTGACACCCACGACCTCGTGGTCATCGGCGCGGGGCCGGCCGGGCTCGCCGCCGCGGTCACTGCCGCCGGCTTCGGGCTGCGGGTGGCACTCGTCGACGCGGCCGCCCGTCCCGGCGGACAGTTCTACCGGCAGCCGGCGCCCGGGCTGGGTGCCGCCCGCCCCGAGGCCCTGCACCACTCCTGGCGCGCCTTCGCGAGACGTACCGCGCGGCTGGACGCGCAGCTCGCCGCAGGCCGGGTGCGGCACTTCGCGGCACACCATGTCTGGGCCGTCACCCGGGACCCGGCGCACTGGACCGTGCACGCGGTCACCGGGCCAGACGGGGCCCAGGGCCGGGCCGAGGTGCGCGCGCCTCATGTGCTCCTCGCCACCGGCGCGCACGAGCGCCAACTCCCCTTCCCCGGCTGGACGGTGCCCGGTGTCGTGGGGGCGGGAGGCGCGCAGGCCATGCTCAAGGCGGGGCTGGTGCTGCCGGGGCGGCGGATCGTGGTCGCCGGCAGCGGGCCGCTGCTGCTCGCCGTCGCCGGGACGCTCGCCGCGGCCGGCGCCACCGTGCCGGTGGTCGCCGAGGCGAGCGGCTACGCCGGCTACGCCCGTGCCCCACGCACGCTGGCCGCCAACCCCCGCAAGCTCGTCGAAGGGGCGGGTCACGCGGTGACCTTGCTCCGCCACGGCGTACGCCTCCGCTCCCGCAGCGCGGTCACCGCCGTGCACGGCACCGACCGGGTCGAGGCCGTCACCGTGACCCGGCTCGACCGGGACTGGCGTCCGGTGCCCGGGACCGGACAGCGTATCCCCTGTGATGCGCTCGCCGTCGGGCACGGACTCGTACCGCAACTGGAGCTGGCCACCGCACTGGGCTGCGCCACCCGCGCTGCTCCGGACGGCACCTGGGCGCTGGTGCTCGACGACCAGCAGCGGACCACGGTCGACGGCATCTGGGCGGCCGGTGAGACCGGGGGCGTGGGAGGCTCGGAACTCGCTTTCGTGGAGGGCGAGTTGGCGGCGTACGGCATTGCGCACCGGGCTGTCCGCGACTCGCTGCGGCGCCGGAGGGACCGGCTGCGGCGGTTCGCCCGGACCATGGCCGCCGCCCATGCGCCGCGCCCCGGCTGGACCGGCTGGCTCCGCGAGGACACCGAGGTCTGCCGCTGCGAGGAGGTCACGGCCGGCCGGATCCGGGAAGCCGTATCCGGCCTCGGTGCCCGCGACACCCGCACCGTCAAACTGCTCACCCGGGCCGGAATGGGCTGGTGCCAGGGGCGGATGTGCGGCCCCGCGGTGGCCCGGCTCGCCGGTCAGTCCGGGCCCGCGGCCGACCGCAGACCTCTCGCCTGTCCCGTCGTCCTGGGGGAACTCGCGGGCGAACAGGGCTAG